One region of Anaerolineae bacterium genomic DNA includes:
- a CDS encoding glycosyltransferase family 2 protein — MSDEPAPELSVVIPLYNEVENIPELYRQLTEVLGGMGRPYEIIVVDDGSQDGSFQALAELHARDPRLKVVRFRRNYGQTAGFAAGFERARGQWIVTMDADLQNDPADIPRLITKAEEGYDVVSGWRVRRQDDWLTRKIPSRVANWLIARVTGVYLHDYGCSLKVYHRDVLKHVRLYGEMHRFVPAVASSVGITVAEVPVNHRARTRGRSKYGGLRKTLARTTKVFLDMLTVRFLLSYSTRPIHVFGGLGLVLSGLGVLLGLYLTFEKLVMGHNIGSRPLLLLAILLVILGVQMISMGLLSEMIVRTYFEAQNKPIYVVREELID; from the coding sequence TTGTCCGACGAGCCGGCGCCCGAGCTGTCCGTGGTGATCCCGCTATACAACGAGGTAGAAAACATCCCTGAGCTATATCGTCAGCTTACCGAAGTATTAGGCGGGATGGGGAGGCCATATGAGATCATCGTCGTGGACGATGGGAGCCAAGACGGCAGCTTCCAGGCATTGGCCGAGTTACACGCGCGCGATCCCCGCCTGAAGGTGGTGCGTTTCCGGCGGAATTACGGACAAACGGCCGGTTTTGCGGCCGGCTTTGAGCGAGCGCGCGGTCAGTGGATCGTCACCATGGACGCGGATCTGCAGAACGATCCTGCTGACATCCCCCGGCTGATCACCAAGGCGGAGGAGGGATATGACGTGGTGAGCGGATGGCGCGTGCGGCGGCAGGACGATTGGCTCACGCGCAAGATCCCCTCGCGAGTGGCGAACTGGCTGATCGCGCGGGTGACAGGCGTCTATTTACACGATTATGGCTGCTCACTCAAGGTATACCATCGGGATGTGTTGAAGCACGTCCGGCTTTACGGCGAGATGCACCGCTTTGTGCCGGCTGTGGCCAGCAGCGTCGGCATCACCGTGGCCGAGGTGCCCGTAAACCATCGGGCGCGGACGCGCGGGCGGTCCAAATACGGCGGGCTACGCAAGACCCTTGCACGCACCACGAAGGTGTTCCTGGACATGCTGACGGTGCGCTTTCTGCTCAGCTATTCCACACGGCCTATTCACGTCTTCGGTGGCCTTGGGTTAGTCTTATCGGGGTTAGGCGTATTGTTAGGGCTATATCTGACTTTTGAGAAGCTCGTGATGGGGCACAATATCGGCAGCCGGCCTCTTCTGCTGTTGGCGATATTGCTGGTGATCCTGGGCGTACAGATGATCAGCATGGGCCTGTTGAGCGAGATGATCGTGCGGACCTATTTCGAGGCGCAAAACAAGCCGATCTACGTCGTGCGTGAGGAATTGATAGATTAG
- a CDS encoding flippase-like domain-containing protein, protein MPVTSRPLEARRYLSHLFKIAISAVLLASLLRSVDWRHILAELRQADLAWVALALGLSVTGLVVRAWRWEGLLSAQGVRAPLRMLIRWYFVGGFFNTVLPTGFGGDVVKTYALARYSDRPGAAAGSVLVDRFSGILSLLMMGGASLLAAPGLVTPAVAWLIWGFLAGALIVLGFMVGGVQLWLRRHIPFLTRTQIGYALLDAIPAYGLRPFLRALAISFLFNSLLVAINVCLAYSLGLRLRLVYFLIFVPLISLSLLLPSVGGLGVRELSYVTLFRQAGVSPAAATALSLLFYAVTLASGLLGGLMYLWPASEPKPSQVLSAPRRN, encoded by the coding sequence ATGCCGGTTACATCCAGGCCGCTGGAAGCGCGGCGGTATTTGAGCCATCTCTTCAAGATCGCTATCAGCGCAGTCTTGCTAGCGAGTTTGTTGCGCAGCGTGGACTGGCGTCATATCCTGGCCGAGCTGCGCCAGGCCGATCTTGCATGGGTGGCGCTTGCGCTAGGGCTGTCCGTCACCGGCCTGGTGGTGCGGGCGTGGCGTTGGGAGGGGTTGTTATCAGCTCAGGGGGTGCGCGCGCCGCTGCGAATGCTCATCCGCTGGTATTTCGTGGGTGGCTTTTTCAACACTGTGTTACCCACCGGTTTCGGTGGAGACGTGGTCAAGACCTACGCCCTGGCGCGATACTCGGACCGCCCTGGCGCAGCCGCGGGCTCAGTGTTAGTAGATCGGTTTTCCGGCATCCTGTCGTTGCTGATGATGGGAGGAGCATCACTCCTGGCGGCCCCAGGGCTCGTGACGCCAGCAGTAGCGTGGCTGATCTGGGGATTCTTAGCCGGCGCGTTGATCGTCCTGGGATTCATGGTTGGAGGTGTTCAGCTCTGGCTGCGAAGGCACATTCCGTTTCTCACTCGAACCCAGATCGGCTATGCCTTGCTTGATGCAATCCCCGCCTATGGGCTGCGCCCGTTCCTGCGTGCGCTAGCCATTTCCTTCCTCTTCAACTCGCTGCTCGTCGCTATCAACGTCTGTCTAGCGTACTCCTTGGGCCTTCGGCTGCGCCTAGTTTATTTCCTGATCTTTGTGCCGCTCATCTCCCTTTCATTACTGTTGCCCTCGGTAGGCGGGCTAGGAGTACGCGAGCTGAGCTACGTGACTTTGTTTCGTCAGGCCGGCGTATCCCCAGCCGCTGCGACCGCACTCTCTCTGCTCTTCTACGCCGTCACGCTGGCCTCAGGCCTGCTTGGCGGCTTGATGTATCTATGGCCGGCGTCTGAACCGAAGCCCTCGCAAGTTTTATCTGCCCCTCGGAGGAATTGA
- a CDS encoding pyridoxamine 5'-phosphate oxidase family protein: MSDDLRRRIAELLAMHTTMTLATIGPDGAPQAAAVFYAHDDDFHLYFLSEPVTRHGRNVAADPRVAATIQADGQDWQRICGLQIEGIVALVEGAQELAHAIRVYSARFDFLAGLLAGAAEGPRVLIGPLARSRFYVLRPSWIRLIDNRVRFGYKEELRLR; this comes from the coding sequence ATGTCGGATGACCTGCGTAGACGCATCGCCGAGCTTCTAGCCATGCACACGACCATGACGTTGGCCACCATCGGGCCGGACGGCGCGCCACAGGCGGCAGCGGTCTTTTATGCCCATGACGACGACTTCCACCTCTACTTTCTCTCCGAGCCTGTCACCCGCCATGGGCGAAATGTGGCAGCCGATCCGCGGGTCGCAGCTACGATTCAGGCGGATGGCCAAGACTGGCAGCGGATCTGCGGTCTACAGATCGAGGGCATAGTCGCTCTAGTCGAGGGAGCGCAGGAGTTGGCGCATGCGATCCGAGTGTATTCGGCCCGGTTCGATTTCCTGGCCGGATTGCTGGCCGGCGCAGCGGAAGGGCCACGGGTGCTGATCGGCCCGCTGGCCCGCAGCCGCTTCTACGTGCTCCGCCCCTCTTGGATCCGCTTGATTGACAACCGGGTGCGGTTTGGGTATAAAGAAGAGCTGCGGTTGAGATGA